CCGAACCCGAGGTTGAACGCCTTCACCCGCAGGGAGTCGCGCACCGATACCGCAAAGAGGGGGAGCATCCCGTGCCCGTCCTGGACGAACGAGCTCACGAACAGGACCGAAAACGGGATCAACCCAGCCGCGTACATCATCACGAAGATCATGTGCGGCCCTGATTCGGGGATGATTCCCAAAAGCCCAGCGAACAGGAAGACGAGCCAGATATGCCCCTGGATGAACGCCCGCACCGTCTCCTGCGGCGGAAGGAAGGAAAGGACCAGAAGTGCCCCGAACGTCCACAGGAACACGCGCAGGGTGTGCTTCCGCAGGATATGGCCGATGATGTGAACGCGCAGGTAGTGCTCCGTGCTCGC
The genomic region above belongs to Candidatus Bipolaricaulota bacterium and contains:
- a CDS encoding selenocysteine protein, encoding ASTEHYLRVHIIGHILRKHTLRVFLWTFGALLVLSFLPPQETVRAFIQGHIWLVFLFAGLLGIIPESGPHMIFVMMYAAGLIPFSVLFVSSFVQDGHGMLPLFAVSVRDSLRVKAFNLGFGLAVGGILYLFGV